From Eleftheria terrae, the proteins below share one genomic window:
- the coxB gene encoding cytochrome c oxidase subunit II, translating into MKTLKALWHKAGQVSLGLGAALATTCAMAVNNLPGGPAVRQLDMHPPVTKIAAEQQHLHYMMLWICIIIFVAVFGVLFYSLVKHRKSKGAKSANFHESVKVEIAWTVVPFIIVILMALPATKAVVAMKDTTNADVTIKATGYQWKWGYDYLKGEGEGISFLSTLDNSQREMSDTGKPSGDDYLLRVDNPLVVPVNKKIRIVTTANDVIHAWMVPAFGVKQDAIPGFVRDTWFRAEKTGDYYGQCAELCGKEHAYMPIHVKVVSDAEYTAWVQGKQKEMAAKADDPNKVWQLPDLVARGQQVYSANCAACHKADGSGGGPVKALAGSPVVLDADKNKQLAIVLHGAANGAMPAWKQLSDTEIAAVVTYTKNSWSNKTGQLVQPAEVVAARK; encoded by the coding sequence ATGAAGACCTTGAAAGCTCTTTGGCACAAAGCGGGGCAGGTGAGCCTCGGGTTGGGGGCGGCCCTGGCCACCACGTGTGCGATGGCGGTCAACAACCTGCCGGGCGGCCCCGCGGTGCGCCAGTTGGACATGCATCCGCCGGTCACCAAGATCGCCGCAGAGCAGCAGCACCTGCACTACATGATGCTGTGGATCTGCATCATCATCTTCGTCGCGGTGTTCGGCGTCCTGTTCTACTCGCTGGTCAAGCACCGCAAGTCCAAGGGCGCCAAGTCGGCCAACTTCCACGAGAGCGTCAAGGTCGAGATCGCCTGGACCGTGGTGCCCTTCATCATCGTCATCCTGATGGCGCTGCCGGCCACCAAGGCCGTCGTCGCCATGAAGGACACCACCAATGCCGACGTCACCATCAAGGCCACCGGCTACCAGTGGAAGTGGGGCTATGACTACCTGAAGGGCGAAGGCGAAGGCATTTCCTTCCTGTCCACGCTCGACAACAGCCAGCGCGAGATGTCCGACACCGGCAAGCCCTCGGGTGACGACTACCTGCTGCGGGTGGACAACCCGCTGGTGGTGCCGGTCAACAAGAAGATCCGCATCGTCACGACCGCCAACGACGTGATCCACGCCTGGATGGTGCCGGCCTTCGGCGTCAAGCAGGATGCCATTCCCGGCTTCGTGCGCGACACCTGGTTCCGTGCCGAGAAGACCGGCGACTACTACGGCCAGTGCGCCGAGCTGTGTGGCAAGGAACACGCCTACATGCCCATCCACGTGAAGGTGGTCAGCGACGCCGAGTACACCGCCTGGGTGCAGGGCAAGCAGAAGGAAATGGCCGCCAAGGCAGACGATCCGAACAAGGTGTGGCAGTTGCCCGACCTGGTGGCGCGTGGCCAGCAGGTCTACAGCGCCAACTGCGCGGCCTGCCACAAGGCTGACGGCAGCGGCGGCGGCCCGGTCAAGGCGCTGGCTGGCTCGCCGGTGGTGCTCGATGCCGACAAGAACAAGCAGCTCGCCATCGTGCTGCACGGCGCGGCCAATGGCGCGATGCCGGCATGGAAGCAGCTGTCCGACACGGAGATCGCCGCGGTGGTGACGTATACCAAGAACTCGTGGTCGAACAAGACGGGCCAGCTGGTGCAGCCGGCCGAAGTCGTCGCGGCTCGCAAGTAA